CTTCGATCCTCTCGTTCCTTGCGGGTTTCGCGTTGGCCGGGCACAGCCAAAGAGTAGGCGAAGGCCGGGGCGGGGTCGATAGGCTCCGGCGCGGACCCGGAGTCCACCTGGATGGCGACGAAAAGGACGAACTTGGAACAAGGCACGGTAAATCCGCCCGAACTGAACACCATGAACCTGGAAATCGACGGAGACGTCGGGGTCCTGACCCTGAACCGGCCCGACGCGCTCAACGCGATGAGCCCCGAGATGATCGGCGAGTTCCCGGTGATCTTCGCCTGGCTGGCCGATCGTGCTCAGCTGCGCGCCCTGGTGATCACCGGCGCCGGATTCGCCTTCTGCGCCGGCGGCGACATCAACTGGTTCAAGAAGGGCCTCGACGACCCGGACATCGACATCGTCGCGGGAGTAAGGGCCGGCGCCGAACAGCTCCATCAGGGGATCGTCGAAATGCAGCGCATCCCCTACCCCGTGATCGCGGCCGTCAACGGACCAGCGGCTGGTGCCGGGTTCTCGCTCGCGCTCGCCTGCGACCTCCGGATCAGCTCCGACGCGGCCGTGTTCGTCTGCGCCTACGGCCGGATCGGCGCGTCACCGGACGGCGGCATGACGTATTTCCTGCCGCGT
The nucleotide sequence above comes from Thermoleophilia bacterium. Encoded proteins:
- a CDS encoding enoyl-CoA hydratase/isomerase family protein gives rise to the protein MNLEIDGDVGVLTLNRPDALNAMSPEMIGEFPVIFAWLADRAQLRALVITGAGFAFCAGGDINWFKKGLDDPDIDIVAGVRAGAEQLHQGIVEMQRIPYPVIAAVNGPAAGAGFSLALACDLRISSDAAVFVCAYGRIGASPDGGMTYFLPRVVGPAKAVELLLNDPNLTAQDALEAGIVTEVVPADELMDRAKAMAQKLAAKSPYYAKMAKQLVHVSLDNSLTEHLELERHGIANSMGTEDLQGAVAAFLDGEKADFKGK